The Cuculus canorus isolate bCucCan1 chromosome 5, bCucCan1.pri, whole genome shotgun sequence DNA segment CTGGCTGTTGTGCAAAATACATTATCTCCAAATTATGTCAGCCTTCAGAGATCCGCGGTTTACCAAAGGATCCTCGGTGACCATCGCAAAACAGATGCCTGCGTTGTCAAGGCTAAGGAGTACTAAACTAGAAGTGCTTcacttctgcagagcagagcaacaTGTGCTCTGTAGGTGGCTGCAGTCCAACGCTTAGTTATCTTCTATTGTGTTTGGAAGACCATTGTTTCCTATTTGTCTCATAAATTTAACACAGATCCTATTCCTGCCATTTAAACTTTCCCATCAAAATACAACAGTGACTTCCCCTTCTGTAAAGGAAGGGCTAGCAGCTACACCCTGAAGTCTGAGCAAGAGTTGTTTATATAACCTTCAATCGCAATTTCATAATAGTCTGAAGACTTTCTTGCTATGGAAGacattttactgaatttttagcaaaaaaattGGCTGCCATCAAATGGAATTCTAAGGCTCCTCAGTTGTTGCAGTGGAAATAGAATTGGAAACTGTACCCTCCAGCTTCCTGATGTAAATTGCACATCTATCTGGAAGCATGAAGAGCATTTTCTGGTATTTCAGGGTAGCTGTACCTGTGTCATTTTGGGGTAAGAGCTCAAGAGCTATCTTGGACTAACTTTATTTCccagaaaatgttattaaatcTGAATGAACATGCTTTTGCAGACTCGAGCTTTTTTTATGGGTACTTTGAAAAGTTCCCTcacccttccctccccagcagcaaGAGCTCTGACACGAGGGCTGTAAAAACTGCTCAAGGTATACTATTCTCTATCAAAGTAATATTTAAACAACTGCAGTTTGGTTTCCAAACAGATCACATTTGTCAGGAACATACCTGTTTGAGTTTCCTTGGCCTTTTGAGTACGAAAATTCTGAATATTTGGAGCTTGAAATTCAGGTCTGTCTGGTAAACcccatttttcttaaaatttgcAGAGAGAACCCAATGTTTTTTTGTAACCAGAGCACTAGAGGGTAGCTGCTTTATGAAAACTCTGTATCTTCAAACATGTTTTTGAAATAGCATTAATATGGAATCTTCCATTGTAATTCTTCAGTAAATTGAGTTAACTAGAAGTTATCTTTAATAATATTAAGATATTTTAGTTCTTCAGTTGGAATCAGTAATTTGCACAGGAGTTTAAATAGTTCTCTGTTTGAGCAACATGGCAAGTGGTGTTTGAGAGCAGTCTGCTTCATGTAATAGTTCTAGTAAAAGCTTGTTCTATTTGAAGGAATACCCAGAAAAGTGAGTAAGGTGCAAGCTCTGTGGGTTGGGTTGTGCACAGGCTAATGCCAGAAAACATGTTgaacttcttttcttcagaggGGAAAGGAGTTTCCACAGGATGTCTGTGTTTTATGGCAAAAATTACTTGTAGATGTGCTCTGAAAGGTTGCTTTGATGTAGAAGATTAACCTGGGGACCTCATTGTCAGGATATTACTGAGGCAAATAGCTTAGTGAGATTATTTGTGACTTAGGAATTAAGCTTTTATGAATGTGCCTACTTAAGCTGTTTTTTAAGAATTTGCTCGCTTGTCGTATTGCATCATGAATATTTGGGTGCACCGCATAGCAAGACGGAAAGCAAACCCCTAAAACTACGAACACCATCAGGAAGAAAGAAGTGCAGAATGCAGTTTTGTCATAGCaacttttcctttgttgctGGTCTCTTGTGGACCATTAGTATAATTACTCAAAAACAAGGAATACATGGAAACTTCCTCATTCCATCTCTAAATATCTAGCCTGAAGAATTTGCGGATGAATGTATGATGGGACAGCTGGGAAGGCATGAGAAGATTGTCTTGCATTCTGAGTGTGCCTGATTTGTATTCCTTTAGgattttttcagaaaggatCCTGTCATGCATGTGGTGACTAGGACTTGGTGCTGGTCTAGTCCTTAAGGAAATAAGGAGGTTTTTGAGTACCGCTTTACCTGAAGTATCTGTATTAAAGACAAATCACTGGTGTGTTGACCTCTTAGAACCTGCTGTGATTGTCTCACTGTTcgtttttttaatgcagaagaaTGGTCTAATTGAACCTGTAATTTTAGCAGAAGTCATTCATGTGGATGGTTGTGCTTATTCAACATGCCCCACCTACACCTGTCTTCTAAAACTGATTGTAATTTGCAAACTCACTAAACCCATCTATTGTTTATTATGGTAAAGATCTCATTTAAGTTTAAACGCCTCAGTACTTTTTCTGACTGTAAGTTGATGAAAGCCTTTACTGCAATTACAGAATTGAGTTTTCCTTTGTGCTGTAGAaaggagaactttttttttttttaagagtactCCATTTCTTTAGAAGAGAATCCATATATGAGaagactttaaaatacatttcaattttttttttaattttggttttgctgggTAGAATTTGAATTTGAGTGCATCACTGAAATCATGTGGGTTTCTAGGAAGGTTCAGTAGCGCCAGAGAGGAATTTCCTGTGAAGGGAAGATTTTCCATCAGTTGCATTAAGAGCCAGAGTTATGTGGTTTTATGGGAGCCTCAAAAACCTTTTAGGTTTTTGTGAGAATTGATGAAAAAGCCAAAGTTGCTGAATTCCAGTGAATTCCACTGATGTCATGTAGCCTGTTTCAGTGGTCCGTGCTGTGCTGGCAGGTGTTTATGTGCATCATTGAGCACATAAATACTTGTAAAATTTATCTCATCTGGCCACTTCGGGCTGTAGTTCTACATAATTTTGGTCTCGTTCTCTGCCTGCCCTTTGCACATCTCCCAGTAGAAGAGTTCGCCTGAGAAGTCTCCTGCGGTTGTACTGGTGCAACTGTTTGTGTGCTGTGCCTCCTAGCAGctttacagaacaaaaattattcCTTCTCAGGTAGTGGTGatgacttgattttttttccacttgtggAGAACATCACTTTACTAtttactttataaaaataataaagcaaatgtAGCTAAGTGACTTTCACAGGGTTCACAGACAGAATATTTAATCTTCTAAGGGGATTATATGATGTATAGCTTACAGTCACAAGAGACCGAATTCCTTAAGTCGGGGAGCCCTTTCCGGCTCTCTGTTTCTGTAAATGAAGTTGTAGTGGGTAGGGCATCAAGATGATTAAATTGTGACTTCACGTGTCATTTCTgtgcaagatatttttttcatacatatttttaaagttaatattatttcaaaatgtcGTAATTAAAGCTTACattgggttttatttattacagGTTTCTGCAACGTTAGGATCAGCATTTGAGATGACTGCAGTGGAGAACATAGAGGAGCAGCTTGCTAGTCTCCGCATAGCAAAACGTTCTACATTAAGTGAGGAACCTGCTTATTTACTGGATATAGATGTTTCCACACCTGCTCAATCTGAAGGCAGTCGCTTTGTGGCAGTTTCATGTTCCAATAAGTCAATTAGAGTTTATAACAGGGAAACGTTAAACTTCCTGCGGGATTACAGTAGTTGTCCTGGGGTACTTAATGGAGTCAGATTTGCACATGCGTGTGACAGCTTAGTGTTCTCAGCATGCAGTGATGGTACAGTGAAATGTTGGGATATTCGTTTAGCAACTGAGAAAGCTGTGCAGGTATTTAGTGGCTATCCTTCCAACGTTTTCATCAGTTTTGATATAAACTGCAGTGATCTCATACTTTGTGCCGGAACAGAAGAAGTTGAAAAGGACACGTTTCTGGTGTTTTGGGATGCAAGAGGCATTACAGACTGTGCCAGGACAACGAAAGAACCCTTGGGAGTCTATTCTGAAAGTCACAATGATGATGTCACTAAAATTAGTTTTCATCCTGTCAAACCCAATCTGGTGGTTTCTGGGTCAACTGATGGGTTGGTTAACGTGTTCGACATCAACAAGGACAATGAAGATGATGCTTTGATATCAACTTGCAATTCAGATTCGTCAGTAAGTTTCATTGGCTGGTCTGGGAAAGACTATAGACAGGTCTACTGCACGACGCATGATGAGAGCTTTTGCTGGTGGGACACTGCTCAGTTAGATACTGAGGAACCCATAACACTGTTACATGTTCTGGATGTCAGAGATGCAGTCTGCATTGAAAATGACAGCTTGCATTACCTGGTAGGTGGCTTGTACCATGAAAAGGCAGACAAACTCTTTCTTATTGGGGGAACATCCACAGGAAACATTCACCTAATCGGCTGTGGCACTGATGGACTAAGCCTGGTGAGTACCCTTTGCGGAGGACACTCGGCCACTGTTCGCTCATTCTGCTGGAACCTGATGGATGAGTCTCTGTTGACGGGTGGAGAGGATGCTCAGCTGTTGCTATGGAAACCTGGAGCTGTAGAAAAGTCCCTCGCAAAGAAATCATCTATGAAGATTGCTTCTTCAGTGCAGAAAAGAGTAAGAGTTCACAACAGCTCCctcaaaagcaggaaaaagtgaaattctGACAGTGGGAATCTCTGCTGTGTAGAGTTTTCCTGGTGTTTAATCTCTCAGGCAATACGTGGCTGTGCTTTAGTTGaagcttttctgcagaaagaattATGCTGCTTGAGTTCTAACTGTGAATGTATTTCAGTCACTGGATGATAGCCCCTTTTTTTAAGTTGCTAATGTTAatcagaaaagagcaaatatttaCTCTTGAGTTCACGAACAATAGGTCTTAAATCATATtataaaaaagtgtttctgtggTTGTTTAATGTCTCAGCCAACCTCTTTAATGTGTAATATAGGCCTGTGGCTTGCATAATTTGTTACCTTCCCACTGAAATTCCCTGgcatgttttaaaagcttttgtatctcatgctgtattttcctttctttacagAGAACTTAATGAGATTGCTCCATATATTAAAAGATTTTATGTCACATTTTAATGCCTGAGGAATTGCTTCTtgatgaaagtgaaaataagtCCTGTTTTGCACTGTCATGTCACTGGTTTATTACAAGCTCATAAAGAAGCAGTTGGTAGAGCCGTATATTTCATAGCAAGGATATGCATGCAACCAAACAGGAACGCATGATTCCAAGCAGCTACTTTTTAGGTGGATGAGAACTGTTAAACTGGCATTATTTAGGACGTATTTCCTGCATGAAAACACCCAATCTAGCAAGCAGCTTCATTCTCTCCTGGTGAGTGCATCTCGGGAGGCGTGCCTGAAAGACTGGGGAGACCTTTGGTGGGTTAAAGTTGCTAAGTATAATAATACTGTTGGTGAAAGTCCCAAAtcttgcatttgaaataaaCTGGTATCACGCACTAAGTGGGGATGTTAAACCCAGAAATGAACACTGCCTTCTGAGTCTGTAGTTACAGAGTAATAGTTCGATATGGGGAGACTTTAGCAAAACATTTTAGAGGTCAGTGTGTGTCCTTTAAGAACTGTTTCTCTCCGCAGAGAGGTTTTATGCTTAGATATTTCCCTAGgacagttttattttggtattCAGTCAAATACCTGTTCAGTGGTGCAAAAATTGCCctgcatttctgaaattattGGGTCTTTATGCTTATTCTGCTCCACTGGCAGACGACACTGCGTCTGGCTCTGCACACACAATTACCTCCAGCATTCTGACGATGATTGCAGGCAAGTGGTGGTTGGTGATGATGCTGTAGTTAACCTATGTGGACTACAACTGAAAACTGGACAAGGGCATTGAAGAATCACCTTGTTACAGAGTGGTTGGCAAAGGAATTAAGAGGGGctggctttatttttccacacaAGGGTGGGTAGCTAGTTCCTTCAAAACAAGTTTTGAATGTCAGGTTTAGAGGTTTAGCCTGGAGTTCAGGAACTGTTTAGGCAGTACAGGAGATGCCTCCAtcacagctgtgctggagaTCTCATCATCATCTCAATAAATGAATCCTGTTCAACCAGAAGTATCAAGTTTCCACATGACATGTTTTACAAACTGTTTGTGTCCTTCAGCCATAACAATGCATCCACAGTTGTTTTGGGTCTGCCTGTTAGTGATGATTAAGATGATTCACttgcttttgttgctgctgGGTATTTAAAAGTACAGCTTCAattgaaaaatcacatttctctCAACTTTCTTTTTGCTACTTGTGTTAAGTCCAGGTTACACCCAACAGCCTTAGCTGTTGCTTTTCAAATTACCTTATGCTATATTGAGACAACAACAGTGAGTGTTGTCTCAGGGACAACAGGGACTATGGTGCACCTGGATCCTGTGCTCTTTCAAGATTTATTCTCAAGTCACTATTTACTGCCTGTTTCTGTGGAATTCAGGTTTGCGACTGAGTTGACCAAATGCTTCAGACTCCTCTGAATTCACCGTGATGCCCTCGTGGGCCTGACTTGTTTCAGTACTAGTGGATGGGAATGGGGAACTAGAGGATGGTTCTGAAACCTGTTTCAGTGTAAGTATGACgtattatttgatttttaggTGTTAATCCACTTTTTCCTTGGTATCTTGACACACTCAGTTAAGTAAGGTTGGTGGGCCTGTCTTGCATTTGATTTCTTGAAGGCAGTTTTGTGTGCTGCGTATCAAAACACACAGTGAGGGAGCTTTTGGTTGCCTCCACTTGCTCTCAAAGTGTCTGTTGAGCAAGATTCTGGTGCGTTCTGCCAGATATCTCCAAActaaagcagcagagatgggaGTACTCAGGTTGGACTCAGGGAAGTGTCCAACCTGTGTCTGTTATCATGCTTCTGAATTAGGCTGATGCATAACAAATCAATATCACAGTTAAAGCCATTCTCTTCCCTGAGTAgttgatttcttccttttacgTACATAGCATAAATagcaatggaaagagaaaaatatatgtgtggattttaaaattctgcaaaaGCGCAGCAGCTGTCAGGAGACTCAGGCTTGTGTTGCCTCTGACAATacttgttttgggttttttaatttttattttgtgttgacCTAATTTCAGGTTAATATCCATAAAGTAAATATAGAAGAAAACCACATGTTAACAAGTAATTAGCAATGCTTGCCTTTGTAAACTGCAAACACTGTTTTATAGCCCACAGAGCACAGACAAGACATGTATGTAATCATATGAATAATAATAGACTTGAACTTGGGCAGTTTAGCTTGTCTGGCTGTATTTAACCACGTAGGTTAGTTTTGATGTCTGTCAGTTGGATTCAGCATTGTTAAGAAACATATTTGACCTTTATAAAACTTATGTAATTGACACTGTGCAAGTAACGGGCATTCAGAAACCGCCACTGTGTGAATTGTTTGATACCAAGGGAATCTCGAATTCCATAAGCAGTCTCAGATATTTTTCCAGTAAACGAAAAGTTAAACCCAGATAGACTGGCCCAAGTACAGAAAACAGCATCCATCTTCATTCAGGGATGACAGTAAACCTGTTGTACGATATTTCTGAGCACCAGGAGAATATCCTATAGTGAgcacttgaaaataaatgtacttaCATTTGGCAAGTTCCTAAACTTCCTCTTTCTGTAAGTAAAATCCAACACTTGTATGCTTGCCGTTGTTGTGTTTAAGGTGTGCACATACTGAATATGGACTTGCCACCTCTCCTTGAAGAAGTTAGACTTATAGAATAGAGCTGGACAGgaccaacccccctgccatgggcagggacatcccactggctcagggtgcccaaagccctatccaacctggccttgaacacctccagggatggggcagccacagcttccctgggcgacctgtgccactgcctcaccactctcacggtgaatAAATCCTTCCTaaagtccagtctaaatctgcccctttccagtttgtacctgttccccctgcttctgcttttgcagaattttaaaatccacacatatatttttctctttccgTTGCTATTTATGCTATGTAcgtaaaaggaagaaatcaacTACTCAGGGAAGAGCATGGTTTTAACTGCGATAGATATTGATTTGTTACGCATCAGCCTAATTCAGAAGCACGATAACAGACACAGGTTGGACACTTC contains these protein-coding regions:
- the LOC104062364 gene encoding WD repeat-containing protein 89 isoform X3 → MRVGTEVSATLGSAFEMTAVENIEEQLASLRIAKRSTLSEEPAYLLDIDVSTPAQSEGSRFVAVSCSNKSIRVYNRETLNFLRDYSSCPGVLNGVRFAHACDSLVFSACSDGTVKCWDIRLATEKAVQVFSGYPSNVFISFDINCSDLILCAGTEEVEKDTFLVFWDARGITDCARTTKEPLGVYSESHNDDVTKISFHPVKPNLVVSGSTDGLVNVFDINKDNEDDALISTCNSDSSVSFIGWSGKDYRQVYCTTHDESFCWWDTAQLDTEEPITLLHVLDVRDAVCIENDSLHYLVGGLYHEKADKLFLIGGTSTGNIHLIGCGTDGLSLVSTLCGGHSATVRSFCWNLMDESLLTGGEDAQLLLWKPGAVEKSLAKKSSMKIASSVQKRVRVHNSSLKSRKK
- the LOC104062364 gene encoding WD repeat-containing protein 89 isoform X4 → MYKYKVSATLGSAFEMTAVENIEEQLASLRIAKRSTLSEEPAYLLDIDVSTPAQSEGSRFVAVSCSNKSIRVYNRETLNFLRDYSSCPGVLNGVRFAHACDSLVFSACSDGTVKCWDIRLATEKAVQVFSGYPSNVFISFDINCSDLILCAGTEEVEKDTFLVFWDARGITDCARTTKEPLGVYSESHNDDVTKISFHPVKPNLVVSGSTDGLVNVFDINKDNEDDALISTCNSDSSVSFIGWSGKDYRQVYCTTHDESFCWWDTAQLDTEEPITLLHVLDVRDAVCIENDSLHYLVGGLYHEKADKLFLIGGTSTGNIHLIGCGTDGLSLVSTLCGGHSATVRSFCWNLMDESLLTGGEDAQLLLWKPGAVEKSLAKKSSMKIASSVQKRVRVHNSSLKSRKK
- the LOC104062364 gene encoding WD repeat-containing protein 89 isoform X1, producing MSPRRRLACLAARLRDPRSVAAFQRLCGVEGPAEQNGGPPAGHGHPAGNGSVPGGQRWRRRPRRNSLTEEDGSQEFSTRSRFLYYLFSLGTELGNELFYILFFPFCIWNLDAWLGRRLIIIWVWVMYLGQCTKDIIRWPRPASPPVVKLEVFYNSEYSMPSTHAMSGTAIPLALLLLSYGRWQVSATLGSAFEMTAVENIEEQLASLRIAKRSTLSEEPAYLLDIDVSTPAQSEGSRFVAVSCSNKSIRVYNRETLNFLRDYSSCPGVLNGVRFAHACDSLVFSACSDGTVKCWDIRLATEKAVQVFSGYPSNVFISFDINCSDLILCAGTEEVEKDTFLVFWDARGITDCARTTKEPLGVYSESHNDDVTKISFHPVKPNLVVSGSTDGLVNVFDINKDNEDDALISTCNSDSSVSFIGWSGKDYRQVYCTTHDESFCWWDTAQLDTEEPITLLHVLDVRDAVCIENDSLHYLVGGLYHEKADKLFLIGGTSTGNIHLIGCGTDGLSLVSTLCGGHSATVRSFCWNLMDESLLTGGEDAQLLLWKPGAVEKSLAKKSSMKIASSVQKRVRVHNSSLKSRKK
- the LOC104062364 gene encoding WD repeat-containing protein 89 isoform X2 produces the protein MLSVSMVSATLGSAFEMTAVENIEEQLASLRIAKRSTLSEEPAYLLDIDVSTPAQSEGSRFVAVSCSNKSIRVYNRETLNFLRDYSSCPGVLNGVRFAHACDSLVFSACSDGTVKCWDIRLATEKAVQVFSGYPSNVFISFDINCSDLILCAGTEEVEKDTFLVFWDARGITDCARTTKEPLGVYSESHNDDVTKISFHPVKPNLVVSGSTDGLVNVFDINKDNEDDALISTCNSDSSVSFIGWSGKDYRQVYCTTHDESFCWWDTAQLDTEEPITLLHVLDVRDAVCIENDSLHYLVGGLYHEKADKLFLIGGTSTGNIHLIGCGTDGLSLVSTLCGGHSATVRSFCWNLMDESLLTGGEDAQLLLWKPGAVEKSLAKKSSMKIASSVQKRVRVHNSSLKSRKK
- the LOC104062364 gene encoding WD repeat-containing protein 89 isoform X6 encodes the protein MTAVENIEEQLASLRIAKRSTLSEEPAYLLDIDVSTPAQSEGSRFVAVSCSNKSIRVYNRETLNFLRDYSSCPGVLNGVRFAHACDSLVFSACSDGTVKCWDIRLATEKAVQVFSGYPSNVFISFDINCSDLILCAGTEEVEKDTFLVFWDARGITDCARTTKEPLGVYSESHNDDVTKISFHPVKPNLVVSGSTDGLVNVFDINKDNEDDALISTCNSDSSVSFIGWSGKDYRQVYCTTHDESFCWWDTAQLDTEEPITLLHVLDVRDAVCIENDSLHYLVGGLYHEKADKLFLIGGTSTGNIHLIGCGTDGLSLVSTLCGGHSATVRSFCWNLMDESLLTGGEDAQLLLWKPGAVEKSLAKKSSMKIASSVQKRVRVHNSSLKSRKK